One Xiphophorus hellerii strain 12219 chromosome 1, Xiphophorus_hellerii-4.1, whole genome shotgun sequence DNA segment encodes these proteins:
- the her9 gene encoding hairy-related 9 isoform X2: protein MPADTMEKQTASPIAGAPANGSHTPDKPKNASEHRKSSKPIMEKRRRARINESLSQLKTLILDALKKDSSRHSKLEKADILEMTVKHLRNLQRMQMSALSADATVMSKYRAGFNECMNEVTRFLSTSEGVNAEVRSRLLGHLSSCMGQMMSVTYPQQAPSQPAHLAQPLHVQLPPTLPISSKLNPAEPASPKVFGGFQLVPATDGQFAFLIPNPPFASAATTSPVIPLFSNAGVPIAVNASPVHGSSAPTAASPVHGMTSFSGVSQVVSPVGVNAGAESSEAVWRPW, encoded by the exons ATGCCAGCTGACACTATGGAAAAGCAGACGGCGTCTCCCATCGCCGGAGCTCCTGCCAACGGATCACACACACCGGACAAGCCAAAAAATGCCAGCGAGCACAGAAAG TCATCTAAACCCATTATGGAAAAACGACGGAGGGCGAGAATAAACGAAAGCCTTTCGCAGCTAAAGACTCTCATCCTGGACGCACTTAAGAAAGAT AGCTCCAGGCACTCCAAACTGGAAAAGGCAGACATCCTGGAGATGACGGTGAAGCACTTGAGGAACCTGCAGCGCATGCAGATGAGCG CGCTCTCAGCAGATGCGACAGTGATGAGCAAATACAGAGCCGGATTCAACGAGTGCATGAACGAGGTGACCCGCTTCCTGTCCACTTCAGAGGGGGTGAACGCCGAGGTGAGGTCGCGGCTCCTCGGCCATCTGTCCAGCTGCATGGGTCAGATGATGTCCGTCACGTACCCGCAGCAGGCTCCGTCCCAGCCGGCGCACCTGGCCCAGCCCCTCCATGTGCAGCTCCCGCCCACCCTGCCCATCAGCTCCAAGCTCAATCCCGCAGAGCCCGCCTCTCCCAAGGTGTTCGGCGGGTTCCAGCTGGTTCCCGCAACAGACGGACAGTTCGCCTTTCTGATCCCCAACCCGCCCTTCGCCTCCGCCGCCACCACCTCTCCTGTTATCCCCCTCTTCTCCAACGCCGGGGTGCCTATCGCGGTGAACGCCAGTCCGGTGCACGGCAGCTCCGCGCCCACGGCAGCGTCTCCAGTGCACGGGATGACGTCCTTCTCCGGGGTGTCCCAGGTGGTCAGCCCGGTGGGGGTGAACGCCGGCGCGGAGAGCAGTGAAGCGGTGTGGCGGCCTTGGTAG
- the her9 gene encoding hairy-related 9 isoform X1: MPADTMEKQTASPIAGAPANGSHTPDKPKNASEHRKSSKPIMEKRRRARINESLSQLKTLILDALKKDSSRHSKLEKADILEMTVKHLRNLQRMQMSAALSADATVMSKYRAGFNECMNEVTRFLSTSEGVNAEVRSRLLGHLSSCMGQMMSVTYPQQAPSQPAHLAQPLHVQLPPTLPISSKLNPAEPASPKVFGGFQLVPATDGQFAFLIPNPPFASAATTSPVIPLFSNAGVPIAVNASPVHGSSAPTAASPVHGMTSFSGVSQVVSPVGVNAGAESSEAVWRPW; encoded by the exons ATGCCAGCTGACACTATGGAAAAGCAGACGGCGTCTCCCATCGCCGGAGCTCCTGCCAACGGATCACACACACCGGACAAGCCAAAAAATGCCAGCGAGCACAGAAAG TCATCTAAACCCATTATGGAAAAACGACGGAGGGCGAGAATAAACGAAAGCCTTTCGCAGCTAAAGACTCTCATCCTGGACGCACTTAAGAAAGAT AGCTCCAGGCACTCCAAACTGGAAAAGGCAGACATCCTGGAGATGACGGTGAAGCACTTGAGGAACCTGCAGCGCATGCAGATGAGCG CAGCGCTCTCAGCAGATGCGACAGTGATGAGCAAATACAGAGCCGGATTCAACGAGTGCATGAACGAGGTGACCCGCTTCCTGTCCACTTCAGAGGGGGTGAACGCCGAGGTGAGGTCGCGGCTCCTCGGCCATCTGTCCAGCTGCATGGGTCAGATGATGTCCGTCACGTACCCGCAGCAGGCTCCGTCCCAGCCGGCGCACCTGGCCCAGCCCCTCCATGTGCAGCTCCCGCCCACCCTGCCCATCAGCTCCAAGCTCAATCCCGCAGAGCCCGCCTCTCCCAAGGTGTTCGGCGGGTTCCAGCTGGTTCCCGCAACAGACGGACAGTTCGCCTTTCTGATCCCCAACCCGCCCTTCGCCTCCGCCGCCACCACCTCTCCTGTTATCCCCCTCTTCTCCAACGCCGGGGTGCCTATCGCGGTGAACGCCAGTCCGGTGCACGGCAGCTCCGCGCCCACGGCAGCGTCTCCAGTGCACGGGATGACGTCCTTCTCCGGGGTGTCCCAGGTGGTCAGCCCGGTGGGGGTGAACGCCGGCGCGGAGAGCAGTGAAGCGGTGTGGCGGCCTTGGTAG